Within the Chloracidobacterium sp. genome, the region TTTGCGAACGGCGGAAGCGGGCGGCCGAGGCGTTGGCGTACAATGCGTTGGTGCAGAGTTTTCCTGAGATTGTCCGGCTGGCGCGGGAAGCTGGCGCGGCGGCGGCGCAGGGAACGCTGTTCGGAGACAAAGAGGCGTAAGCGTTTCCGCAAGTGCGCGGGTTTTCCGGGGCGCTTGGTGGAAGCCACACTCGCCGGGCGCACCACCCCGGCGTCCCGTCCTACGGCGGCGACAGAGGAGGAGCGATGGCCGTCACGAATCAGGAACGAGTCGGCAAGGCAATGGAGGCGCTGCGCGCCGGGCTAGGTCCCTACGTCGAACGCGAAGTGCAGGCGGCTTTCCAATCCGGGATACTGCATCATGACGCGGTGCGGCGCTTTCTAGACGATCCGCTCACCGGGCAGAAGCCGATTGCGACGTGGGACGCGGCGGCGCTGCTCAAGCTGATGTGGGAAGTCTGGAACGATGTCTTCCGACGAACGCTCGGCTTCTCCGAACGCAGCTTGGTTTCCGAACTCCGGGACTGGCGTAACAAGTGGGCGCATCAGGAGGCGTTTTCCAGCGACGACGCCTATCGCGTTCTCGATTCTGCGGCGCGTTTGCTGACGGCCGTTTCCGCGCGTGAAGCCGATGAGATTGAGCGGATGAAGCTCGAACTGCTGCGCGCCCGGTTTGACGAGCAAGTACGCGGCGAGAAGCGCAAAGTCGGCGGTTCGCTCATTGAACCGGCCGCGTCCGGCCATCTTGCCCCGTGGCGCGAGGTCGTCACGCCGCATCCCGATGTGGCCGGCGGGCGCTACCAACAGGCGGAGTTCGCCGCCGACCTGTGGCAGGTTCACTTAGGCGAAGGGACGGAAGAGTATCGGCATCCGCCGGAGTTTTTTCGTCGCACCTACCTTACGCAAAGTCTCAAGCGGCTGTTGGTCGGCGCCGTAGAGCGACTGGCGGGACGGGGCGGCGATCCGGTCATCCAACTGCAAACCAACTTCGGCGGCGGCAAAACGCACGCCATGCTCGCGTTGTACCACCTGTTTTCCGGCGTCCGCGTCGGCGAACTCCCCGGCGTGGACGCCGTGCTGGCCGAAGCCGGCGTTGCGCCGCCGGAGCGTGTGCGGCGCGTCGTACTGGTCGGCAACAAGCTGTCGCCCGGCAACCCCGTCGTGAAACCGGACGGCGTGCAGGTGCGCACGCTGTGGGGTGAGCTGGCGTACCAGCTTGGCGGTGCGGAAGCCTACGCGCGGATTGCGCCGGACGACGAGCGCGCCACCAGCCCCGGCGACCGTCTGCGGGAACTGTTGAGCGACTACGGCCCGTGCCTGATTTTGATTGACGAATGGGTGGCGTACGCCCGCCAGCTCCACGACGCCGACGATTTGCCCGGCGGCAGTTTTGAAACGCAGTTTACGTTTGCGCAGGCGCTCACCGAGTCCGTCAAACTCGTGGGAAACTGTCTGCTGGTCGTTTCGCTGCCGGCTTCGGATACGCAGGGAACGGCCTACGCGCCGGCCGACGATGTGGAAGTCGGCGGACTGCGCGGCCGTGAGGCGTTGGAGCGGCTGCGCAACGTCGTGGGGCGGGTGGAGTCCGCATGGCGTCCGGCGACGGCCGAAGAAGGCTTCGAGATTGTTCGGCGGCGGTTGTTTGAGCCGTTGTCCGGTCCCGAAGCTTACAAACAACGCGACGTGACGGCGCGCGCCTTCGCCGACCTGTACCGCGCGCATGCGGCTGAGTTTCCGCCGGAGTGTCGCAGCGCCGACTACGAGCGTCGCCTACAGGCGGCCTATCCCATTCACCCGGAGGTTTTTGACCGGCTGTATGAGGACTGGTCAACGTTGGCCGGGTTTCAACGGACGCGCGGCGTTTTGCGTTTGATGGCGGCGGTGATTCATCGTCTCTGGGAGAGCGGCGACCGCAGCCCCCTGATCCTACCGGCGAGCATTCCGATTGACGATCCGCGTGTGCGGTTTGAACTCACGCGCTACTTGCCCGACAACTGGACGCCGATCATCGAGAAGGATGTGGACGGCGCCGGCTCCCTGCCGATGAAGCTTGACCGCGAACTTCCAAACTTGGGCAAGTTGCAGGCGACGCGGCGCGTGGCGCGGGCGGTGTACTTGGGTTCGGCCCCGACGACGGCCGCCGCCCAGCGGGGGCTTGAGGATCGCCGGGTGAAGTTGGGCTGTGTTGCGCCGGGTGAGTCGCCGGCGGTTTTTGGCGACGCGCTGCGCCGGTTGGCAGCGGCGGCGACGTATCTGTATCAGGACGGGGCGCGGGTGTGGTACGCGCCGCAACCGACCGTAACCAAGTTGGCCGAAGAGCGCGCCGAACAACTCAAGCGCGACCCGGATCAGGTCGCCGCCGAACTGGAGAAGCGTTTGCGCGCCGAGTTGCGGAACACGGCGGATTTCGCGCGGGTTCACCTCTGGCCGTGCTCCGGGGCGGACGTGCCCGACGAACTGGACGTGCGGCTGGTGGTGCTGCCGCCGGAGCATCCCTACGGCAAGGAAGCCGGCAACGCGGCCGAGCGGGCGGCGCAGGCGATTTTGGATGCACGCGGGAACACGCCGCGCCTGTACCGCAACACGCTGGTGTTCCTCGCGGCCGACCGGGCGCGTCTCTCCGACTTGGACGAAGCGGTGCGTCGGTATCTGGCGTGGGCGTCCATCATCGCGGAGAAGGACACGCTCGACCTGTCGCCGTTTCAGCTGCGTCAGGCGGAGGCTCAGCGACAGGCGGCGGAAGGCGCCGTGGCGGCGCGACTGCCGGAGACGTACCAGTGGCTGCTGGTCCCGGAACAGAAAACGCCGGCGTCGCCGGTGACGTGGACGACCGCCCGGTTGTCGGGAGCGGATGCGTTGGCGGCGCGCGCCGGGAAGAAGCTCCGCTACGACGAGCTGCTGGTAACGTCCCTTGGCGCAACCATGCTGCGAAAGCATCTGGACGAGATACCGCTGTGGCGGGGCGAACACGTCGCCGTTCGCCGACTCATTGAGGACTTCGCCGGTTATTTGTACCTGCCGCGACTGGCCGGGCCGCGGGTTTTGGTTCAGGCGGTTGAGAAGGGCGTCGGTTTGCTGAGCTGGGAGATGGAAACGTTCGCCTATGCCGAGGGCTACGACGAAGCCGCCGGGCGCTACCGTGGGTTGCGCGCCGGGCAGGTGTTGACCCTCGGTGTGGACGACGGCGGGTTGGTCGTCAAGCCCGACGCGGCGCGGCGGCAGTTGGCGCAGGAAACGCCGTCGCCTTCCGCTTCCGGCCAATCCGTTCCGGGCCGCGCCGATTTGGTACAGTCCGTACCGGCGGCGGCGCGTGTTTCCGACGCCGATGCGCTGAAGCCGTCCGTGCCGCCGCCCCTGCGACGCTTTTACGGGGCAGTCAGGCTTGATCCGGCGCGGGTCGGACGCGACGCGGGACGGATTGCCGAGGAAGTCATTGCGCACCTGCTCGGTCAGCCGGACGCGGAAGTGAGCGTAACGTTGGAAATTGAGGCGCGACTGCCGAACGGAGCGAGCGAACAGGTGGTGCGGACGGTGACGGAGAACAGCCGAACGCTGAAGTTCAACCAGTATGCCTTCGAGACGGAGTAGCCGTTCAAGCAGTCGCCGCCTTGACTGGAGCGACACTCACGGCGCGAACTGCGTCAATGGCTTGGCGTGTGGCGCAGCGTTTCGCGCCGTTCTGAAATCAGCCGCCGCCACACCTTGCGGCGCGGCGGGACGCCGCTATGAACACAGTGGAAGTCCCCTGCATACAAAAAACCGTTGACGCAGCCTAGCCGGGGCATAGCTACGTTTCTGGAGACCGTCTTAGGCAAACTGGCGGATGACATCCTGCGCTTGACGACAATATGTGCTCCAGAAGGCTTCTTCGGCGATGCGGCGCAGACGCGACGGCAGCTTGCGCCAGACGCGCGGTGACGACAGGTAACGCCTCCAGGTTCGCCGGGCATACAGCGCCATAATCTCCGCCGCCAAACCAGCAGGTGGCGGCGCAACGGTTGACGCTCCCGGACGGAATACGGCGCGGATCACAGCACCGTCGCCGGCGGCCTGTACCTGAAGCGCCTCAAGTCCGGCGCGCGCTGCTACGGTCGCCAATGTTTCCGGCGTGAAGTGAAAGAGGTGCGCCGCAAAGAACGTGTTGTGCGGCGCAGCATATGGGTACAGCAGGTTGGGAACCTCAATCGCCAGCCTTCCCTGCGGCGACAACCAAGCGGCCATGCGGCGCAGGGCGGCGACTGGATCACGGAGATGCTCAAGTACGTGGAAGGCCGTCACCAAGTCAAAGACTGGCTGTGGTTCGAGCGCGTCTAGTGGGGCGCTCACAAGCGGCGCAGCGTACGCCGCCCGCGCATAGGCAGCGTAACCCGCGTGCGGTTCAACGCCTTCCGCATCAAAACCCCGCGCCCGCGCCACAGCGACAAACTCGCCGCCACCCGCGCCAATGTCGAGCAAGCGCGCGCCCGGAAGAAGCCATGGCGCGAGCCAATCAAGGCGTTCGCGCGCCGACCGCGCCGCTCGTACGATGTGCTTCTTTTTTGGACGATGAACGCCCTTGTAGGCTTCACGGTACGCCTGCGCATAAAACGTATGCAGCGTTTCCGCGTCGGGTCGCGGCGTCACCTGTGCGACGGCACAACGCAGGCATAGCGCAGTCATCAACGGGCGGCCGGTTTTACCGTCCACTTCGGAAAGCACGCGCCAATCCTGTCCGCCGCAAACACCACAACTGAAAGCGCCTATCACATCAAGCTACATCTCCTAACGGCGCTTGGGGCGTGCGCGCTAGGGCACCCCTTCAGGTGAGGTCTGACACTCTAAAACGGCTTTCCGACGGGAAGAAACCCTGCTCTCCGTCTGTGCGCCGTTCATCGAAACGAGCGTCGAAAGGTATCCGCTTAAAGCCGCCAGACAATAAGCTCTCCTCAGAATGAATGACGCTTTGCTTTGTAGGAGGCGGCGCGTATGCTGGGCTAATCAACCAACACTTTCCAACCGCGTGACGCACGCTTTACGGAACAGTCTATGTTGATCGAGTCCAAGCTTCAGACTGATAGTGAAGAGTTTCAAACCAACTACGCCGCAATGCTGGCGCAGTGCGAGCAACTGCGTGAACGCCTTGAACTCGTCAAGCAGGGGGGCGGCCCAGCGGCGCAGGAAAAATTCCGGGCGCGCGGCAAGCTACTACCGCGTGAACGCATCGAGCGGCTGCTCGACCCACGTAGCGATTTCCTAGAGCTATCGCCGCTGGCGGCGTGGGATATGTACGACAACGAAGCCCCATGCGCGTCGTTCATTGCTGGCATCGGGCGAGTTCATGGGGTCGAGTGCCTTATCACGGCGAACGACGCCACCGTAAAGGGCGGCGCGTTCTACCCGATGACCGTCAAGAAAAGCCTCCGCGCGCAGCAGATCGCGCTGGAAAATCGTCTACCCTGCATTTCGTTGGTCGAATCCGCCGGCGCCAACCTGTTTTATCAAGCGGAAATGTTCGTCGAGGGTGGGCGCGGCTTCTGTAATCAGGCGCGGCTGTCGGCGCGCGGCATTCCTCAAATCTCGCTCGTGTTCGGCAGTAGTACGGCGGGCGGCGCGTATGTGCCCGGCATGTCTGACTTCGTTGTGATGGTACGCCGGCAAGCCAAGGTGTTCTTGGGCGGGCCGCCGCTCGTCAAGGCGGCGACGGGTGAAGACATTGACGATGAAACCCTCGGCGGGGCGGACATGCACGGGCGCGTGTCAGGCGTCAGCGACTACACAGCCGAAGACGACGAGGACGCCATTCGCATCGGGCGTGAAATCGTCGCCAGCCTCAACTGGCGCAAACCGCCCATCCCCAACCGCCGGACGCCGGAACTGCCTGCCTACGATCCTGACGAACTGCTTGGGATCATCCCGGTCAACCCGCGTAAGACGTTCGATATGCGCGAAGTCATCGCTCGGATTGTGGACGGCTCGCGCTTCTATGAGTTCAAGCGTGACTACGGCCCGACGCTGCTGACCGGCCATGCGCACATTGAGGGCTTTCCAGTCGGCATTATCGCCAACAACGGCGTGCTGTTTTCGGAATGCGCGCTTAAGGCGGCGCATTTCATCCAAATCTGCAATCAGACGCGAATTCCGATCATTTACCTACACAACACGCCGGGCTTTATGATCGGCAAGAAAGTCGAGTACGAAGGCATCGTCAAGCACGGCTCAAAAATGATCCAAGCCGTCTCCAACGCGAGCGTACCGCAGTTTTCGGTCATTGTGGGCGGCTCATACGGCGCGGGCAACTACGCCATGTGCGGCCGCGCCTATGACCCGCGCTTGCTGTTTTCGTGGGTCAACAGCCGGATTGCCGTCATGGGCGGCGAACAAGCGGCGGGCGTGCTCGTCCAAGTGCGGGTGGCGGCAATGAAAGCACGCGGCCAGACGCCCAACGCCGAGCAACTGGAAGCTATGCGCCGCGAAGTCGTCGAGCAGTTCGAGGCGCAATCCTCGGCGTACTACGCCACCGCACGCCTGTGGGACGACGGCATCATTGACCCGCGCGATACGCGCCGGGTGCTTGGGTTGGGGTTGTCAATGGCGTACAACGCAGACTTCACCAGCGAGCCAGCGTCTCGCTATGGCGTGTTTCGCATGTAAGCGGCCGAACCATCACAAGGTGCGAGCATACCAACAGCGGCGGCGTCAACGCCCGGCGCGGCGGTCCGGCATGTCGTCGCCGGTGTCGTTGCCGGCGTCGGGCTGCCGCCCACGCCAGACGGCCTCCGCCGCCGCCTTGCGCGCCGTTGTGACAACGTACTCAGTCCCGTTGCTGGCAATCGTGATGTCGCCATGCAGGTCGGTGCGGTACACGGTCGCTCCGATGCGCCGCAGCCGGTCCAATGTCCCCTGCGTCGGGTGACCGTAGCGATTCGTCGCGCCGCAGGAAATCACGGCGACTTCCGGCTTCACCGCCTGCAAAAATGGCTCCTTGGTCGAGTGACGTGAACCGTGATGCGCAACTTTCAACACTTTGGCGTTGAGCGGCGCCTTGTCGGCCAGCAGACGCGCTTCTGTTTCGTCTTCCGCGTCGCCGGTAAACAGCATTGAAAAGCGCCCATAATCCAACCGCACGACGACGGAATTGGCGTTCAGGTCGCTGCCGGAGACGTTTTGCAGCCATGGCTGCCGCGGCCCTAGGACGGAAAGCACAATCCCGTTGTCAAGATTGAAATTCTGTCCCGCCTTGGCGATGGTCAGCCGTCCGACGTGCTTTTTGACGGCTTCAAGCATCCGGCGGTAGGTCAGGGTCGTGTGCTCTTGTCCGCTGTCGAGGAAATTTTTGACCTTGACGGCTTCCAACACATAGCCCATGCCGCCGATGTGGTCGGCGTGGGGATGCGTGGCGATGACCAGATCAAGCTCCCGAATGTCCAATCGGCGCAAGAACGCCGTAACCCGCGAACCGGCTTCAGCGAGGCCCGCGTCAATGAGGACGGTTTTTCGTTCGGGCGTGACGATGAGGAAGCTGTCGCCCTGCCCTACGTCAATCGCATGGACATAGAGCACCTTGCCCGTCAGAGTGGGCGGCGACGGCGTCAACCGATCCCGGAACCGCCACAGTCCCCAGAGAGCGGCGGCAATAAGGCCAACGCCGGCCAAAAGCAACAACCAACTGCGCCAACCGCCCCGTGACGGCCGGCGCACCCGAGCAGCGCTCATGGCTCTGTCCTATCTGTGATGGTTGTCATCCGCTAATTGGCGGGCGCGGGCGTTTGCATTGGGAGTGCGGGCGTCCAGCGTGAAGTCAATGTGATCGTAGCCTTCAAGGCCCTTCACGATGAGCTTCTCGCCGGTTTTCCAGGAAAAATCTGGCGCGCCGTCCGCACCCTCGGCGTACTCAAACGCACGCGCAATGACGGCGAACGGTTCGCCGCCGGCCAGCCGCCACTCCACCCTGCGCCCTTTTTGTTCGGCGTAGTTTGGAGCTTGCCCGGAGACGACAAGGCGTGAGAACCGCCTGTCGCGCGATTCCACAAACACATCGGCGGCCAGCGCGCTAAAGCTCACCAGCAGGCGATAGTCGCCGTAGCCGGCGCAGTACAGCGGCGCATCGCTTCCCTCGGCGGCGGCGCGTCCGTAGCGACACTGTGTGTTGAGGTCGGTGTAGGCGCTTGTAAAGCCCGCCTGCGCCGCCGAATGACCGGGCAAGGTGACGACCGGCAAAATAAGGAGCACAAGCCAAACCAACTGAACAGGTTTGCGATTCATGAGGATGCCCTTTCCGGCGCGCGCTCGGCTTCTAGGGCGGCGACGCGCGTCTCCAAGGTTTGCACTGACTTCAGCAGCGCCGGTAGTTTCGCCTGCGCCGCCGAAACGCGCAGCCACTGACGGCGTTCAACCGCCGGATAGCCGGCCACTTGTTGGCCGGGTGGGACATCATTCGGGATGCCGCTCTGAGCTAGGGCCGTCACGCCGTCGCCGATGGTCAAATGGCCAGCGACGCCGACCTGCCCGGCTAGAATCACCCGCGAGCCAATGACGGCGCTGCCGGCGATGCCGACCTGCGCGCACAACAGCGTATCTTCGCCGACCTCAACGGCGTGGCCGATTTGCACAAGGTTGTCGAGCTTAGCGCCGCGTCGGATGCGGGTTTCGCCGACGCTTGCGCGGTCAATTTGCGTTCCTGCGCCGATTTCCACGTCGTCCTCAATAATGACGCGCCCGGTTTGCGGAATTTTTTCCCAGCTTCCGTCGGGGCGCTTGGCGTAACCGAAGCCGTCGCAGCCGACCGTGACGTGGTTGTGAATGATGACCCGTCGCCCGATTTCAACCCTTTCCCGAACGACGACATGGGCATGCAGCACGCAGTCGTCGCCAATCCGCGCGTCGTCATACACGACAACGTGCGAGTACAACGTCGTCCGGTCGCCAATGAGGACATTTTCCCCGACGACGGCGTAAGGGCCAATGCGTACTTCTGCGCCTAGCCGCGCCGAGGGCGCAATGAGCGCTGTTGGATGCACACCCGGCGGCGGCGTCGGCGGCCGGTAAAACCACTTCGCTACCTGCGCAAACGCCAGATAGGCGTCCGGCGCGCGGACAATCGGGCAGGGTACGCCGTCCGCCGCCGCGCCCCGACTGAGGATGATCGCCGCCGCCTTCGTCGTCCGCGCCTTGGCGGCGTAACGGGGATTAGCGAGAAAGGTCAGCTCGGTCGGTCCGGCGTCTTCAAGACCGGCGACGCCCGTAATGACGACATCCGTCGCGCCTTCCACTTCGTAACCGAAGGCGGCGGCAATCTCGCCAAGGGTGTAAGCTGAACGGTTGGTGGTCATGCCGTTTGGTGACGTGGGCGTTATTTGACGACT harbors:
- a CDS encoding methylcrotonoyl-CoA carboxylase produces the protein MLIESKLQTDSEEFQTNYAAMLAQCEQLRERLELVKQGGGPAAQEKFRARGKLLPRERIERLLDPRSDFLELSPLAAWDMYDNEAPCASFIAGIGRVHGVECLITANDATVKGGAFYPMTVKKSLRAQQIALENRLPCISLVESAGANLFYQAEMFVEGGRGFCNQARLSARGIPQISLVFGSSTAGGAYVPGMSDFVVMVRRQAKVFLGGPPLVKAATGEDIDDETLGGADMHGRVSGVSDYTAEDDEDAIRIGREIVASLNWRKPPIPNRRTPELPAYDPDELLGIIPVNPRKTFDMREVIARIVDGSRFYEFKRDYGPTLLTGHAHIEGFPVGIIANNGVLFSECALKAAHFIQICNQTRIPIIYLHNTPGFMIGKKVEYEGIVKHGSKMIQAVSNASVPQFSVIVGGSYGAGNYAMCGRAYDPRLLFSWVNSRIAVMGGEQAAGVLVQVRVAAMKARGQTPNAEQLEAMRREVVEQFEAQSSAYYATARLWDDGIIDPRDTRRVLGLGLSMAYNADFTSEPASRYGVFRM
- a CDS encoding MBL fold metallo-hydrolase, producing the protein MSAARVRRPSRGGWRSWLLLLAGVGLIAAALWGLWRFRDRLTPSPPTLTGKVLYVHAIDVGQGDSFLIVTPERKTVLIDAGLAEAGSRVTAFLRRLDIRELDLVIATHPHADHIGGMGYVLEAVKVKNFLDSGQEHTTLTYRRMLEAVKKHVGRLTIAKAGQNFNLDNGIVLSVLGPRQPWLQNVSGSDLNANSVVVRLDYGRFSMLFTGDAEDETEARLLADKAPLNAKVLKVAHHGSRHSTKEPFLQAVKPEVAVISCGATNRYGHPTQGTLDRLRRIGATVYRTDLHGDITIASNGTEYVVTTARKAAAEAVWRGRQPDAGNDTGDDMPDRRAGR
- a CDS encoding Swt1 family HEPN domain-containing protein; the protein is MAVTNQERVGKAMEALRAGLGPYVEREVQAAFQSGILHHDAVRRFLDDPLTGQKPIATWDAAALLKLMWEVWNDVFRRTLGFSERSLVSELRDWRNKWAHQEAFSSDDAYRVLDSAARLLTAVSAREADEIERMKLELLRARFDEQVRGEKRKVGGSLIEPAASGHLAPWREVVTPHPDVAGGRYQQAEFAADLWQVHLGEGTEEYRHPPEFFRRTYLTQSLKRLLVGAVERLAGRGGDPVIQLQTNFGGGKTHAMLALYHLFSGVRVGELPGVDAVLAEAGVAPPERVRRVVLVGNKLSPGNPVVKPDGVQVRTLWGELAYQLGGAEAYARIAPDDERATSPGDRLRELLSDYGPCLILIDEWVAYARQLHDADDLPGGSFETQFTFAQALTESVKLVGNCLLVVSLPASDTQGTAYAPADDVEVGGLRGREALERLRNVVGRVESAWRPATAEEGFEIVRRRLFEPLSGPEAYKQRDVTARAFADLYRAHAAEFPPECRSADYERRLQAAYPIHPEVFDRLYEDWSTLAGFQRTRGVLRLMAAVIHRLWESGDRSPLILPASIPIDDPRVRFELTRYLPDNWTPIIEKDVDGAGSLPMKLDRELPNLGKLQATRRVARAVYLGSAPTTAAAQRGLEDRRVKLGCVAPGESPAVFGDALRRLAAAATYLYQDGARVWYAPQPTVTKLAEERAEQLKRDPDQVAAELEKRLRAELRNTADFARVHLWPCSGADVPDELDVRLVVLPPEHPYGKEAGNAAERAAQAILDARGNTPRLYRNTLVFLAADRARLSDLDEAVRRYLAWASIIAEKDTLDLSPFQLRQAEAQRQAAEGAVAARLPETYQWLLVPEQKTPASPVTWTTARLSGADALAARAGKKLRYDELLVTSLGATMLRKHLDEIPLWRGEHVAVRRLIEDFAGYLYLPRLAGPRVLVQAVEKGVGLLSWEMETFAYAEGYDEAAGRYRGLRAGQVLTLGVDDGGLVVKPDAARRQLAQETPSPSASGQSVPGRADLVQSVPAAARVSDADALKPSVPPPLRRFYGAVRLDPARVGRDAGRIAEEVIAHLLGQPDAEVSVTLEIEARLPNGASEQVVRTVTENSRTLKFNQYAFETE
- the lpxD gene encoding UDP-3-O-(3-hydroxymyristoyl)glucosamine N-acyltransferase, yielding MTTNRSAYTLGEIAAAFGYEVEGATDVVITGVAGLEDAGPTELTFLANPRYAAKARTTKAAAIILSRGAAADGVPCPIVRAPDAYLAFAQVAKWFYRPPTPPPGVHPTALIAPSARLGAEVRIGPYAVVGENVLIGDRTTLYSHVVVYDDARIGDDCVLHAHVVVRERVEIGRRVIIHNHVTVGCDGFGYAKRPDGSWEKIPQTGRVIIEDDVEIGAGTQIDRASVGETRIRRGAKLDNLVQIGHAVEVGEDTLLCAQVGIAGSAVIGSRVILAGQVGVAGHLTIGDGVTALAQSGIPNDVPPGQQVAGYPAVERRQWLRVSAAQAKLPALLKSVQTLETRVAALEAERAPERASS
- a CDS encoding class I SAM-dependent methyltransferase; the protein is MLSEVDGKTGRPLMTALCLRCAVAQVTPRPDAETLHTFYAQAYREAYKGVHRPKKKHIVRAARSARERLDWLAPWLLPGARLLDIGAGGGEFVAVARARGFDAEGVEPHAGYAAYARAAYAAPLVSAPLDALEPQPVFDLVTAFHVLEHLRDPVAALRRMAAWLSPQGRLAIEVPNLLYPYAAPHNTFFAAHLFHFTPETLATVAARAGLEALQVQAAGDGAVIRAVFRPGASTVAPPPAGLAAEIMALYARRTWRRYLSSPRVWRKLPSRLRRIAEEAFWSTYCRQAQDVIRQFA